One sulfur-oxidizing endosymbiont of Gigantopelta aegis DNA segment encodes these proteins:
- the mraY gene encoding phospho-N-acetylmuramoyl-pentapeptide-transferase, with product MLLALAEYLSQYYSAFNVFSYLTLRAILGILTALSIALLVGPYMIKKLSHKQIGQVIRDDGPESHFSKAGTPTMGGALILVAIAVSTLLWGDLNNHYVWVVLIVTLLFGVVGWIDDYRKVVHKDTKGLIARHKYFWQSLIGLGAAIYLYMNAQSANETLLLIPFMKDVFIDLGPFYILLTYLVIVGSSNAVNLTDGLDGLAIMPTVMVAGALGIFAYLTGHYNFSNYLGIPYIHGVGEIVVICAAFVGAGLGFLWFNTYPAQVFMGDVGALALGAGLGIIAVVVRQEIILFIMGGVFVMETVSVILQVASYKLTGRRIFRMAPIHHHFELKGWPEPRVIVRFWIITVILVLIGLASLKIR from the coding sequence ATGTTATTAGCTCTGGCAGAATATTTATCGCAATACTATAGCGCATTCAATGTATTTTCTTACCTTACATTAAGAGCTATTTTAGGTATTTTAACTGCCTTATCAATTGCGCTATTAGTTGGTCCTTACATGATCAAAAAATTAAGCCATAAACAAATTGGTCAGGTGATTAGAGACGATGGGCCAGAAAGTCATTTTAGTAAAGCCGGTACGCCAACTATGGGGGGGGCATTAATTCTGGTCGCCATTGCTGTGAGTACCTTACTTTGGGGCGACTTAAATAATCATTATGTCTGGGTGGTGTTAATTGTTACTTTATTGTTTGGTGTTGTAGGCTGGATCGATGATTATCGCAAGGTGGTTCATAAAGATACTAAGGGTTTAATTGCCCGGCATAAATATTTTTGGCAAAGCCTGATTGGTTTGGGTGCCGCGATTTATTTGTATATGAATGCACAATCTGCAAATGAAACGCTGTTGCTGATCCCGTTTATGAAAGATGTCTTTATTGATTTGGGGCCTTTTTATATTTTACTCACCTATTTGGTTATTGTGGGTAGTAGTAATGCCGTTAATTTAACCGATGGTTTGGATGGTTTGGCTATTATGCCTACAGTGATGGTGGCAGGTGCCTTAGGCATATTTGCTTATTTGACAGGACATTATAATTTTTCAAATTATTTAGGCATTCCATACATTCATGGCGTGGGTGAAATTGTTGTAATTTGTGCCGCTTTTGTAGGGGCAGGCTTAGGGTTTTTATGGTTTAACACTTACCCCGCACAGGTATTTATGGGTGATGTGGGTGCCTTGGCGCTTGGTGCAGGTCTGGGCATTATTGCGGTGGTGGTAAGACAGGAAATTATCTTATTTATTATGGGTGGTGTTTTTGTCATGGAAACCGTCTCGGTCATTTTACAGGTTGCTTCTTATAAATTAACCGGACGACGTATTTTTAGAATGGCACCGATTCATCATCACTTTGAATTAAAAGGCTGGCCTGAGCCAAGAGTGATTGTACGTTTTTGGATTATTACCGTTATTTTGGTATTAATTGGTTTGGCATCATTAAAGATTCGTTAA
- the rsmH gene encoding 16S rRNA (cytosine(1402)-N(4))-methyltransferase RsmH yields MTMSFEHKPVLLEESIEALAIEPNGLYVDGTFGRGGHSQHIMQQLGESGRLIAFDKDPQAIATAAEKFADEPRFSIHHGSFAELESYLNSQNLCGQVNGILLDLGVSSPQLDDPQRGFSFQQSGPLDMRMNDQQGLSAAQWLSKAKEEEIANVIYEYGEERYSRRIAKAIVIARETEVLSDTRQLAEIIKQAHPRWEKKKHPATRSFQGIRIFINNELGDLDDCLEQSYRCLAKDGHLAVISFHSLEDRKVKRFFKRMADGEQLPPDLPIRDVEVNRKMKLVGKRAKASKNELAENPRARSAVLRVASKL; encoded by the coding sequence ATGACCATGAGCTTTGAGCATAAGCCGGTACTGCTAGAAGAATCGATTGAAGCATTGGCCATTGAGCCTAATGGGCTTTACGTCGATGGCACCTTTGGTCGCGGTGGTCATTCACAGCATATTATGCAACAGCTTGGTGAAAGTGGGCGTTTAATCGCCTTTGATAAAGATCCACAGGCCATTGCAACGGCTGCTGAAAAGTTTGCCGACGAGCCGCGTTTTAGCATTCATCATGGCTCCTTCGCAGAACTGGAAAGCTATCTGAACTCACAAAATTTGTGCGGTCAGGTTAACGGAATTTTATTGGATCTTGGCGTGTCTTCACCGCAATTAGATGATCCACAGCGCGGTTTTAGTTTTCAGCAGTCCGGGCCATTGGATATGCGCATGAATGATCAGCAAGGGCTGAGTGCAGCACAATGGTTGAGCAAAGCTAAAGAAGAAGAAATTGCCAATGTGATTTATGAATACGGGGAAGAACGTTATTCACGACGTATTGCCAAGGCCATTGTGATTGCTCGGGAAACTGAAGTATTGAGCGATACCCGTCAATTAGCAGAAATTATTAAGCAGGCGCACCCGCGTTGGGAAAAAAAGAAACATCCGGCGACTCGTAGTTTTCAGGGCATACGGATTTTTATTAATAATGAGCTGGGTGATTTAGATGATTGCCTAGAACAAAGTTATCGTTGTCTGGCAAAAGACGGGCATCTTGCAGTGATTAGTTTTCACTCATTGGAAGACCGAAAAGTAAAACGTTTTTTTAAGCGCATGGCAGATGGTGAGCAATTGCCACCGGATTTACCGATTAGAGATGTTGAAGTCAATCGAAAAATGAAATTGGTTGGCAAACGCGCTAAGGCGAGTAAGAACGAATTGGCTGAAAACCCTCGCGCACGTAGTGCAGTATTGAGAGTGGCGAGTAAATTATAA
- a CDS encoding IS66 family transposase, translating to MARYKTPDGDTCIGKLSFDTHIGHFGHTLQSYIVYQYYHQRVTQPLIIQQLTELGFDISTGQINEILIHDKDHFHTEKNTLLTAGINNSTYIHVDDTGSRHDGKNGYCTHVGNETFAWFSSTRYKSRINFLQLLRGAAVDYTLNDAALDYMRAEKLPHKPLSVIEQSHQTCFDNEEAWKYYLQNNSIITQRHVRIATEGALLGALINSGFPSDLVIVSDDAGQFDILLHALCWIHADRVFQRILPLNERHDKELNWVHTQIWELFYDLKQYKLEPDDPLKSAIAEHFDELCRTKTSFETLNQALKRLARNKTELLLVLERPDIPLHNNLSENDIREYVIKRKISGSTRSKDGQLCRDTFVSLKKTCLKQGISFWDFINDRISKRNLIPYLPELLKGKVCAV from the coding sequence TTGGCTCGCTATAAAACACCCGATGGTGATACCTGTATAGGAAAATTGAGCTTTGATACACATATAGGACATTTTGGCCATACATTACAGAGTTATATCGTTTATCAATATTATCACCAGAGAGTGACTCAGCCATTGATAATACAACAATTAACAGAATTAGGTTTTGATATTTCAACGGGTCAGATCAATGAGATTTTAATCCATGACAAAGACCATTTTCATACTGAAAAAAATACATTGCTAACTGCCGGTATCAACAATAGTACTTATATCCATGTTGATGATACGGGTAGTCGTCATGATGGAAAGAATGGTTATTGTACTCACGTTGGCAATGAAACCTTTGCCTGGTTTTCAAGTACTCGATATAAGAGCCGGATTAATTTTCTACAATTGTTACGAGGTGCTGCTGTTGATTATACGCTCAACGATGCAGCACTTGATTATATGAGAGCAGAAAAATTACCTCACAAGCCATTGAGCGTTATTGAACAAAGTCATCAGACTTGCTTTGATAATGAAGAAGCCTGGAAATACTATCTGCAGAACAATAGTATCATAACACAACGGCATGTTCGCATTGCCACAGAAGGCGCTTTACTGGGGGCATTAATTAACAGTGGCTTTCCAAGTGATTTGGTGATTGTGAGTGATGATGCAGGACAATTTGATATTTTGTTGCACGCATTATGTTGGATACATGCAGACAGAGTGTTTCAGCGGATACTACCACTCAATGAGCGACATGATAAAGAACTGAACTGGGTACATACTCAGATTTGGGAACTATTTTATGATCTCAAACAATATAAACTTGAGCCAGATGATCCGTTGAAGTCAGCGATTGCTGAACATTTTGATGAATTGTGCCGGACTAAAACAAGCTTTGAAACGTTGAATCAGGCACTGAAACGATTGGCAAGAAATAAAACAGAATTACTGCTGGTATTGGAACGGCCTGATATTCCTCTTCATAATAATTTGAGTGAAAATGATATTCGAGAATATGTTATTAAGCGTAAAATTAGTGGTAGTACACGCTCAAAGGATGGGCAACTTTGCAGAGATACCTTTGTCAGTTTAAAGAAAACTTGTTTGAAACAAGGAATTTCATTCTGGGATTTTATTAATGACCGGATCAGCAAGAGAAATTTGATCCCATATCTGCCTGAGTTGCTGAAAGGTAAAGTTTGTGCTGTTTAA
- a CDS encoding UDP-N-acetylmuramoyl-L-alanyl-D-glutamate--2,6-diaminopimelate ligase, with translation MNRLPFVSSVGISAGVPAEYKRLLTKKETKHYPHNHLQSLLDGFVDFSRVENCPLTFKGLSLNSKKVHEEYLFLACSSVGNGSQHGIAYAGEAINSGATCIAWEPTDELKNMPQSCPAKKGDETVNVPLIPVFGLQDKIGEIAARFYQQPSHEMNVIGITGTNGKTSTAHFIAQLVELMNEQKNKCAVIGTCAVIGTLGNGFYGQLEQSTHTTPDAVTVQALIAQYRDAQAETLVMEVSSHALAQGRVNGVEFDCAILTNLTRDHLDYHGDMTRYGNEKLKLFHRKTLQQIVLNQDDEFSQVILESLAKEKNTVPVLAYSCKDKRAEYFADEIDLSNEGIHFQLHITALEDESYRVKSSLIGAFNIENIMAAITALHSQGHDIEAIVAAVEKLQLVPGRMEKIQWASDVEKPDLEEKGQALVVVDYAHTPDALEKSLIALKAHTKGKLVCIFGCGGDRDKGKRQLMAKVAQQQADQIMLTSDNPRTESVEEIIADIVNGFEHQDSLSQSCVQIELDRAKAIESVLGILEKGDALLIAGKGHEDYQEINGERLAFSDKACVEDFFKQMSNHSRFK, from the coding sequence ATGAATCGCTTACCCTTTGTGAGTTCAGTCGGCATATCGGCTGGCGTACCAGCCGAGTATAAACGGCTCTTAACAAAAAAAGAGACCAAGCACTATCCTCATAACCATCTACAGTCACTGTTAGATGGTTTTGTTGATTTTAGTAGGGTCGAAAATTGCCCCCTTACTTTCAAAGGCTTATCACTTAATAGTAAGAAAGTACATGAAGAGTACTTGTTTTTGGCCTGCTCCAGTGTAGGAAATGGCTCACAGCATGGGATTGCCTATGCCGGTGAAGCGATTAATTCGGGGGCTACTTGTATCGCTTGGGAGCCGACTGATGAGCTGAAAAATATGCCCCAAAGCTGTCCCGCTAAAAAAGGGGATGAGACAGTTAATGTGCCACTGATCCCTGTTTTTGGCTTACAGGACAAAATAGGTGAAATCGCAGCGCGTTTTTATCAGCAGCCAAGTCATGAAATGAATGTGATCGGCATTACCGGTACTAATGGTAAAACGTCTACGGCACATTTTATTGCTCAGTTAGTGGAATTGATGAACGAGCAGAAAAACAAATGTGCAGTCATCGGTACTTGTGCAGTCATCGGTACTTTAGGTAATGGCTTTTATGGTCAATTGGAACAAAGCACCCACACCACGCCGGACGCGGTGACTGTGCAGGCATTGATTGCTCAATATCGGGATGCACAGGCTGAGACATTAGTAATGGAAGTCTCCTCACATGCCTTAGCACAAGGGCGAGTGAATGGTGTTGAATTTGATTGTGCTATTTTGACTAATTTGACGCGTGATCATCTGGATTACCATGGTGATATGACCCGCTATGGCAATGAAAAACTGAAATTGTTTCATCGTAAAACACTGCAACAGATCGTGTTGAATCAGGATGATGAATTCAGTCAGGTGATTTTAGAATCTTTGGCCAAAGAGAAAAATACTGTACCTGTCCTCGCTTATTCTTGTAAGGATAAGCGTGCAGAGTACTTCGCAGATGAAATTGACTTGAGCAATGAAGGCATCCACTTTCAATTACATATCACTGCTCTGGAAGATGAATCGTATCGTGTTAAATCGTCATTGATTGGTGCCTTTAATATTGAAAATATTATGGCAGCAATCACAGCCTTACATTCACAGGGACATGATATAGAAGCAATTGTTGCTGCCGTAGAAAAATTACAGCTTGTGCCAGGGCGCATGGAAAAAATTCAATGGGCATCTGATGTTGAAAAACCTGATCTTGAAGAAAAAGGTCAAGCATTAGTTGTGGTTGATTATGCTCATACGCCTGATGCCTTGGAAAAAAGTTTAATTGCTTTAAAAGCACACACTAAAGGCAAATTGGTCTGCATTTTTGGTTGTGGAGGTGATCGCGATAAAGGCAAGCGTCAACTCATGGCAAAAGTTGCTCAGCAACAGGCGGATCAGATTATGCTGACCTCTGATAATCCGAGAACAGAATCAGTAGAAGAAATTATAGCTGACATTGTGAATGGCTTTGAACATCAAGACTCTCTTTCTCAGAGCTGTGTACAGATTGAATTAGATAGAGCAAAAGCCATCGAATCGGTATTAGGCATCTTAGAAAAAGGTGATGCATTATTGATTGCTGGCAAAGGGCATGAAGATTATCAAGAAATCAATGGTGAACGTTTAGCGTTTAGCGATAAGGCCTGTGTTGAAGATTTTTTTAAACAAATGTCTAACCACAGCAGGTTCAAATAA
- the murD gene encoding UDP-N-acetylmuramoyl-L-alanine--D-glutamate ligase, translated as MNNIAHDKQIDFSSATLIVGMGSTGLSCARYLQARSCPFAFADSRNTPPSLAEVKKQFTPLEILTGDFEFATFAQYKQIIVSPGVSIRSKLFVSLAEKGCNIMGDIEVFAQVVKKPVIAITGSNGKSTVTTLVEKIAQDCGIKTIAGGNLGIPVLDLLSSDSDLYILELSSFQLETTDSLETVSATVLNVSEDHMDRYKSLDDYRQVKESIYHNTQNAIVNSDEKITCQRVIRALDEKQENYAIITFGEQALSDYTGIKTSYFLQADRTLMNAGNEIMSATEIKIKGTYNYLNILAALALLEPLALDQVQQVKAIKTYKGLAHRCEWIASVNDVEFYNDSKGTNTGSTIAAINAFSLATENNHSQKTVILIAGGEGKDADFTGLGISIEEKIKATVLMGVDAELIKISALNAGAKNDSIYAVETMSEAVSTAVKLADSGDVVLFSPACASFDMYKNYMQRGDDFKEKVLALKKELRNAS; from the coding sequence ATGAACAATATTGCACATGACAAACAAATCGATTTTAGCTCAGCCACATTAATTGTGGGTATGGGTAGCACGGGTTTGTCGTGTGCGCGTTATTTACAAGCAAGAAGTTGTCCCTTTGCTTTTGCTGATAGTCGTAATACACCACCATCATTGGCTGAGGTAAAGAAACAGTTTACACCATTAGAGATTTTAACGGGTGATTTTGAATTTGCAACATTTGCACAATATAAACAAATTATTGTGAGTCCAGGTGTTTCAATTCGCAGTAAATTGTTTGTGTCGCTGGCAGAAAAAGGCTGCAATATCATGGGTGATATTGAAGTGTTTGCCCAAGTGGTTAAAAAGCCCGTCATTGCGATCACCGGTTCCAATGGTAAGAGTACGGTAACAACACTGGTAGAAAAAATAGCGCAGGATTGTGGCATCAAAACTATTGCCGGAGGCAATTTAGGCATCCCTGTTTTGGATTTATTGTCATCAGATAGCGACTTATATATTTTAGAATTATCCAGCTTTCAATTGGAAACAACTGATAGCTTAGAGACAGTTTCAGCTACGGTGCTCAATGTCAGTGAAGATCATATGGATCGTTATAAGAGTCTGGATGATTATCGACAGGTTAAAGAAAGTATTTATCATAATACCCAGAATGCCATTGTTAATAGTGATGAAAAAATTACCTGCCAGCGAGTCATTAGGGCATTAGATGAGAAGCAGGAAAATTATGCAATTATTACTTTTGGTGAACAAGCACTCAGTGATTATACGGGGATAAAAACAAGCTATTTTTTACAAGCAGATAGAACATTAATGAATGCTGGTAATGAAATTATGTCCGCGACCGAGATTAAAATAAAAGGTACCTATAACTATTTAAATATTTTAGCGGCATTGGCACTACTTGAGCCTTTGGCTCTGGATCAAGTACAGCAAGTTAAGGCAATTAAAACTTATAAGGGCTTGGCTCATCGCTGCGAATGGATTGCCAGTGTAAATGACGTTGAGTTTTATAATGATTCAAAAGGGACAAACACCGGCTCAACGATTGCTGCCATTAATGCTTTTTCATTGGCTACTGAAAATAATCATAGCCAAAAGACAGTGATTCTAATTGCGGGTGGTGAGGGTAAAGACGCTGATTTTACCGGCTTAGGTATCAGCATAGAAGAAAAAATAAAAGCCACTGTTTTAATGGGTGTTGATGCAGAGCTTATAAAAATATCAGCTCTGAATGCCGGTGCAAAAAATGATTCAATTTATGCAGTAGAGACAATGTCAGAGGCAGTATCAACCGCTGTGAAATTAGCCGATAGCGGTGATGTGGTTTTGTTTTCTCCAGCCTGTGCCAGTTTTGATATGTATAAAAATTATATGCAACGTGGAGATGATTTTAAAGAAAAAGTACTGGCTTTGAAAAAGGAGTTAAGAAATGCCAGTTAA
- the ftsL gene encoding cell division protein FtsL, with the protein MSGKVLFILILLIVTFVSAISVVYVKHYNRKLFVELQQLEKQRDDMDVEWGQLQLEQNTWATHTRIERIAKQKLQMITPKTSDVIYIQQTKNELTR; encoded by the coding sequence ATGAGCGGCAAGGTCTTATTTATCTTAATTTTACTGATTGTTACTTTTGTTTCTGCTATCAGTGTGGTGTATGTCAAACACTATAATCGTAAGTTGTTTGTTGAATTGCAGCAATTAGAAAAACAAAGAGACGATATGGACGTTGAATGGGGACAATTGCAATTAGAGCAAAACACCTGGGCAACCCATACGCGAATTGAACGCATAGCAAAACAAAAATTGCAGATGATAACGCCAAAAACAAGTGATGTTATCTATATTCAGCAGACAAAAAATGAGTTAACGCGGTAA
- a CDS encoding UDP-N-acetylmuramoyl-tripeptide--D-alanyl-D-alanine ligase: MKLTLAQTAAALGVDLIGDDREFSRLSINTRTLEKGDLFVAIKGDNFDAHEYIAQAEEQGACGLVVEHCSDSILPQIVVENTRQAFGDIASLWSSAFSLPIVAITGSCGKTTVKEMVAAIFARRDGNTSVQKHEQETVLATKGNLNNDIGVPLTLLRLNKAHKVAVIEMGANHRGEIKKLVNIVQPDVAVITNVTHAHVEGFGSIEGIAKAKAEIYTGLETNGTAVINADDDFADYWLDFCQQQPSENGQIKRLTFGLHPSADVHADYKQLSDGLEILMQTPNGEQTIHLQQFGRHNVYNALTATAVTIATGCSIDDVKAGLESFKNVAGRLEQKSGINGALIFDDTYNANPGSVRAGIDAIKQVSDDIHGEAILVLGDMGELGEEAQALHYQLGIDAAYMGIKKLFTVGELSEETSKGFNSIVLGQKDQTQAKHSNNKNKLIEQVRNTLQKNNVVLVKGSRSMKMETVVEALVNDVAIQQNMNNAQPIKKDEQ; this comes from the coding sequence ATGAAATTAACACTTGCTCAAACGGCTGCTGCGCTAGGTGTTGATCTGATTGGCGATGATCGTGAGTTTTCACGGCTGAGTATTAATACCCGTACTTTGGAGAAAGGTGACTTATTTGTAGCGATCAAGGGCGATAATTTTGATGCCCATGAATACATTGCTCAGGCAGAAGAACAAGGGGCTTGTGGTTTAGTGGTAGAACATTGCAGTGATTCTATTTTACCGCAAATTGTCGTTGAAAATACCCGTCAGGCATTTGGTGATATCGCCTCGTTATGGAGTTCCGCTTTTTCTTTGCCGATTGTGGCGATTACGGGTAGTTGCGGTAAAACCACAGTGAAAGAAATGGTTGCTGCTATCTTTGCTAGAAGAGATGGCAATACAAGTGTGCAAAAACATGAGCAGGAAACAGTATTAGCGACCAAGGGCAATTTGAATAATGACATTGGTGTACCGTTGACTTTATTGAGATTAAATAAGGCACATAAAGTAGCGGTAATCGAAATGGGTGCAAACCATAGAGGTGAAATAAAAAAGTTAGTTAATATTGTGCAACCGGATGTTGCTGTTATTACCAATGTGACGCATGCCCATGTCGAAGGCTTTGGCTCAATTGAAGGGATTGCCAAGGCTAAAGCTGAAATTTATACCGGACTAGAAACTAACGGTACTGCAGTCATTAATGCCGATGATGATTTTGCTGATTATTGGTTGGATTTTTGTCAACAGCAGCCCAGTGAGAATGGCCAGATAAAGCGTTTGACTTTTGGCTTGCATCCATCAGCAGATGTCCATGCAGACTATAAACAATTATCAGATGGTTTAGAAATTTTAATGCAAACGCCGAATGGTGAGCAGACAATTCATCTGCAACAATTTGGTCGTCATAATGTCTATAACGCCTTGACTGCAACCGCAGTGACTATTGCGACAGGTTGTTCAATCGATGATGTTAAAGCCGGGCTGGAAAGTTTTAAAAATGTGGCAGGCCGTTTAGAGCAAAAATCAGGCATCAATGGCGCTTTGATTTTTGATGATACCTACAATGCTAACCCCGGCTCTGTTCGAGCAGGAATTGATGCGATAAAACAAGTATCTGATGACATTCACGGTGAAGCTATTTTGGTATTAGGTGATATGGGTGAGTTGGGCGAAGAAGCGCAAGCTCTACATTATCAACTCGGCATTGATGCAGCCTATATGGGGATTAAAAAATTATTTACTGTTGGTGAACTGAGCGAGGAAACTAGCAAAGGGTTTAATTCAATTGTTTTAGGCCAAAAAGATCAGACGCAAGCAAAGCATTCGAATAATAAAAATAAGCTAATAGAACAGGTAAGAAATACATTGCAAAAGAATAATGTTGTGCTGGTTAAAGGTTCAAGAAGTATGAAAATGGAAACAGTGGTTGAAGCTTTAGTCAACGATGTGGCTATTCAACAAAACATGAACAATGCACAGCCAATAAAAAAGGATGAGCAATAA
- a CDS encoding peptidoglycan D,D-transpeptidase FtsI family protein: MSKTDSYIQNYRINFIYLILVVVACALVWRVLDLQVVNNEFLQGQGNARVLRQLEVTAHRGMITDRNGYPLAISTPVASIWINPKEFDAENKKLYQVAKLLKLNSQYVKNKVKKRANKEFVYIKRRISPDLAQQILALNVKGIHQQREYRRYYPDGEIFGHVLGFTDVDDNGQEGMELAYNEWLSGESGRKRVVKDRLGRIIAIEEQIKAPQPGNNLRLSLDRRIQYLAYKELKKTVQQHKAKSGSIVVLDIETGEVIAMASQPGFNPNRLQDRKSRLYRNRAITDLFEPGSTMKPISIAAALNSGRYSPSTQIKTGDGWFMIDGKTIKDTHAYGTIDVSTVIQKSSNVGTSKIALSLPKPLLWDTYYSFGFGSDTGSGFPGESSGRLVRPRRISKIEQATLSFGYGMSVTNLQLTSAYGTLARQGTRIPVTFLSQSANDAENSDALGADPVVSTQRVSLSKRSLQQVGKMMQSVVAIGGTAPQASVSGYKVAGKTGTVKKASRHGGYTKKKYSAVFAGYAPATEPKMAIVVMIDEPNNGVYYGGLVAAPLFSTVMTGALRLLNIDPDNIAQPDVVTQIEQHIGRQG, from the coding sequence GTGTCGAAAACAGATAGCTATATACAGAACTATCGAATCAATTTTATTTACTTGATTCTTGTTGTAGTTGCCTGTGCTTTGGTTTGGCGTGTATTGGATTTACAAGTCGTTAATAATGAATTTTTACAAGGTCAGGGCAATGCCCGGGTGTTACGCCAATTAGAAGTCACCGCCCATCGAGGGATGATTACCGATAGAAATGGTTATCCTTTGGCGATTAGTACTCCGGTTGCCTCGATTTGGATTAATCCCAAAGAGTTTGATGCAGAGAATAAAAAGCTTTACCAAGTGGCTAAATTATTAAAGCTGAATAGCCAATATGTAAAAAATAAAGTAAAAAAAAGAGCTAATAAAGAATTTGTTTATATCAAGCGGCGTATTAGTCCAGACTTGGCACAGCAGATTTTAGCTTTGAATGTAAAAGGCATTCATCAACAAAGAGAGTATCGACGTTACTACCCCGATGGCGAAATTTTTGGTCATGTGTTGGGTTTTACGGATGTCGATGACAATGGTCAGGAAGGCATGGAACTCGCCTATAACGAATGGCTAAGTGGTGAATCAGGACGTAAGCGGGTGGTTAAAGATCGCTTAGGTCGCATTATTGCCATTGAGGAGCAAATCAAAGCCCCTCAGCCAGGCAATAACCTACGTTTGAGTCTGGATCGTCGTATTCAGTATTTGGCGTATAAAGAATTAAAAAAAACCGTACAACAACATAAGGCTAAATCAGGATCAATTGTGGTATTAGATATTGAAACAGGTGAGGTGATTGCCATGGCGAGTCAGCCGGGCTTTAATCCCAACCGCTTACAAGATCGAAAATCAAGATTGTATCGCAATCGTGCGATAACGGATCTGTTTGAGCCTGGCTCAACCATGAAGCCTATTTCTATTGCAGCAGCACTGAATAGTGGCCGTTATAGCCCCAGCACTCAGATAAAAACGGGTGATGGCTGGTTCATGATTGATGGCAAGACCATTAAAGATACCCATGCCTATGGTACGATTGATGTATCCACAGTGATACAGAAGTCCAGTAATGTCGGCACCTCAAAAATTGCCCTGAGCTTACCCAAGCCATTATTGTGGGACACCTATTATAGCTTTGGTTTTGGTAGTGACACGGGTAGTGGTTTCCCCGGTGAATCGTCAGGGCGTTTAGTGCGTCCTAGAAGAATATCAAAAATTGAGCAAGCCACCCTATCTTTTGGTTATGGCATGTCCGTGACTAATCTGCAATTGACTAGCGCCTATGGCACCCTGGCTAGACAGGGCACGAGAATACCGGTTACATTTTTGTCACAGAGTGCTAATGATGCTGAGAACTCAGATGCATTAGGCGCTGACCCCGTCGTCAGTACTCAGCGAGTCAGTTTGTCAAAGCGTTCACTGCAACAAGTGGGTAAAATGATGCAAAGTGTTGTTGCCATTGGTGGTACAGCACCACAGGCATCAGTGTCAGGGTATAAGGTCGCGGGTAAAACCGGTACGGTAAAAAAAGCCTCCAGACATGGTGGTTATACGAAAAAGAAATATAGCGCTGTGTTTGCCGGTTATGCCCCTGCGACTGAGCCTAAAATGGCTATCGTGGTCATGATAGATGAACCCAATAATGGCGTCTATTATGGTGGCTTAGTTGCTGCACCACTCTTTTCAACCGTGATGACAGGCGCTTTAAGACTACTCAATATTGATCCGGATAACATTGCACAACCTGATGTAGTGACACAGATCGAACAACATATTGGGAGGCAGGGATGA
- the mraZ gene encoding division/cell wall cluster transcriptional repressor MraZ, with protein sequence MLNGVTKLNLDAKGRLAIPSRYRERLMEDCAGHLVVTLDTEKRMVIYPHNEWRDVEAKLVGLSSVNKAAVRIKRLYLGHATDCDMDKNGRINLPPYLRSKTGLDKQIVLVGIGNKFEVWDEESWNREWEDDEELELTAELESLSL encoded by the coding sequence GTGCTAAATGGTGTAACCAAACTCAATCTTGATGCCAAAGGACGTTTAGCGATTCCCAGTCGCTATAGAGAACGTCTCATGGAAGATTGTGCCGGTCATTTAGTGGTGACATTAGACACTGAAAAACGCATGGTGATTTATCCCCATAATGAATGGCGTGATGTTGAAGCGAAACTGGTGGGCTTATCCAGTGTTAATAAAGCGGCAGTGAGAATAAAGCGCTTATATCTGGGACATGCGACAGATTGTGACATGGACAAAAATGGCCGTATCAATTTACCACCTTATTTACGTTCAAAAACAGGCTTAGATAAGCAAATAGTATTGGTCGGTATCGGTAATAAATTTGAGGTTTGGGACGAAGAAAGCTGGAACCGTGAATGGGAAGATGATGAAGAGCTGGAGTTAACGGCTGAACTTGAATCACTCTCGCTTTAG